Proteins encoded in a region of the Streptomyces sp. NBC_01471 genome:
- a CDS encoding helix-turn-helix domain-containing protein, with translation MSIGNSPEDDRPSIGRTLHQARITAGLTVEEVSSATRVRVPIVHAIEQDDFSRCGGDVYARGHIRTLARAVAVDPAALVDQYDAEHGGRPEPTPVAPLFDAERIKPERRRPNWTAAMVAAIVVVVGFVGFTMFSGGSGDKGGKQVAEGPTTATKAPSAKPSKPADPKPSTPAASDSAIAAVPKDKVTVKLSAVDDKSWISAKAHNGKLLFDGVLAKGESKTFTDAQQVDLILGNAGAIQLFVNGKDVHNDFQTGQVERLSYTKGDPEAG, from the coding sequence GTGTCCATCGGCAACTCCCCCGAAGACGACCGGCCTTCGATCGGTCGCACCCTCCACCAGGCCCGCATCACCGCAGGTCTGACGGTTGAGGAAGTCAGCTCGGCGACACGGGTGCGCGTCCCCATCGTGCACGCGATCGAGCAGGACGACTTCTCCCGCTGCGGCGGCGATGTGTACGCCCGCGGTCACATCCGCACGCTGGCGCGCGCCGTCGCCGTCGACCCGGCGGCCCTGGTCGACCAGTACGACGCCGAGCACGGCGGCCGGCCCGAGCCCACCCCGGTCGCGCCGCTCTTCGACGCGGAACGGATCAAGCCGGAGCGCCGCCGTCCGAACTGGACGGCTGCCATGGTCGCGGCGATCGTCGTCGTGGTCGGCTTCGTCGGGTTCACCATGTTCAGCGGCGGCAGCGGCGACAAGGGCGGCAAGCAGGTCGCCGAAGGCCCCACGACCGCCACGAAGGCGCCCAGCGCCAAGCCCAGCAAGCCGGCCGACCCGAAGCCCAGCACCCCCGCCGCATCGGACAGCGCCATCGCGGCCGTGCCGAAGGACAAGGTGACGGTGAAGCTGTCCGCGGTCGACGACAAGAGCTGGATCTCCGCGAAGGCGCACAACGGAAAGCTGCTCTTCGACGGTGTGCTGGCCAAGGGCGAGTCCAAGACCTTCACGGACGCACAGCAGGTCGATCTGATCCTCGGGAACGCCGGAGCGATCCAGCTCTTCGTGAACGGCAAGGACGTCCACAACGACTTCCAGACCGGCCAGGTGGAGCGTCTCTCGTACACCAAGGGCGACCCCGAGGCGGGCTGA